The following proteins are encoded in a genomic region of Nakaseomyces glabratus chromosome J, complete sequence:
- the IST3 gene encoding U2 snRNP complex subunit IST3 (CAGL0J01914g~Ortholog(s) have first spliceosomal transesterification activity and role in cellular response to drug, generation of catalytic spliceosome for first transesterification step, mRNA export from nucleus, spliceosomal complex assembly) yields the protein MNQIKAIQRINEKELEAGILKPEHSWHQEYKDQAYIFIGGLNRQLTEGDLLTIFSQYGVPVDVLLVRDKETHESKGFAFLKYEDQRSTILAVDNLNGITVAGRQIKVDHIFFTPRDDIPEYTEAVREFLSKDKIDIHKDHLSTDNIQKETKYTNNEEDELNDPMASYSR from the coding sequence ATGAATCAGATCAAGGCTATCCAAAGAATCAATGAGAAGGAACTAGAAGCTGGTATACTAAAGCCGGAACACTCCTGGCATCAGGAATACAAGGATCAGGCATACATATTCATTGGAGGATTGAACAGACAGTTGACAGAAGGTGATTTACTTACCATATTTTCACAGTATGGCGTCCCCGTTGATGTATTACTTGTCCGTGACAAGGAGACTCACGAATCAAAGGGTTTTGCATTCCTGAAATATGAGGATCAGAGGTCAACAATCCTTGCCGTTGATAATCTCAATGGCATAACAGTGGCTGGTAGACAAATTAAAGTCGATCACATCTTTTTCACCCCTCGAGATGACATACCTGAATACACAGAAGCAGTAAGAGAGTTTTTATCGAAAGATAAAATAGATATCCATAAGGACCATTTATCAACCGATAACATTCAAAAGGAAACCAAATACacaaataatgaagaagatgagttAAATGACCCTATGGCCAGCTACTcaagataa
- the DJP1 gene encoding Djp1p (CAGL0J01936g~Ortholog(s) have role in protein import into mitochondrial outer membrane, protein import into peroxisome matrix and cell periphery, cellular bud, cytosol, endoplasmic reticulum localization) — MVVDSTYYDLLGIGPTATAVEIKKAYRKKSIQEHPDKNPNDPTATERFQAISEAYQVLSSEELRAKYDKFGKQEAIPKGGFEDAAEQFSAIFGGEAFASYIGELTLLKNLQKTEELNAEDEAQKQKEAEEAQKRKEKEEEMKKNGHVQGSGQDITVHPDPEGTKPKDDAVNQKKKTKLEEFEEQQKIEREKRIEELSKTLIERLSILTESVYDDACKNSFQKKFEEEANMLKMESFGVDILHTIGDIYCEKAKIFLASQNLFGFGGIFHSVKAKGGVLMDTLRTVSAAIDAQNTMKELEKMKEASTEDTEENSKNQQKTETETTTAPKPKPTAEELAQQEQLLMGKVLSAAWHGTKFEMTSTLRSVCDKVLDDQKIDLNTRIKRAEALRLLGKVFQKTYRTKSEQEEAQIFEELVAEATKKHRNT; from the coding sequence ATGGTTGTAGATTCCACGTACTACGATTTGTTGGGTATTGGGCCCACTGCTACTGCCGTTGAGATTAAGAAAGCGTACAGAAAGAAGTCTATACAGGAGCACCCTGACAAGAATCCCAACGATCCCACGGCGACAGAGCGGTTTCAGGCCATATCAGAAGCCTACCAAGTGCTAAGTAGCGAGGAGCTGCGAGCCAAGTACGATAAGTTTGGTAAGCAAGAAGCTATACCAAAGGGTGGATTTGAAGATGCAGCGGAGCAATTTAGCGCCATATTTGGTGGTGAAGCATTTGCATCCTACATTGGTGAGTTGACGTTGCTGAAGAATCTCCAAAAGACAGAGGAACTAAACGCCGAGGATGAAGCACAGAAGCAGAAAGAAGCAGAGGAGGCTCAGAAACGTAAAgagaaagaggaagaaatgaagaagaatggcCATGTACAAGGTAGTGGTCAAGACATAACGGTACATCCTGATCCTGAAGGCACAAAGCCCAAGGATGATGCGGTCAAtcagaaaaagaagacaaaactagaagaatttgaagaacaacagaaaattgaaagagagaaaagaattgaagaGTTGAGTAAGACACTGATTGAAAGGCTTTCGATACTGACCGAGAGTGTTTACGACGACGCATGCAAGAATTCTTTCCAAAAGaagtttgaagaagaagcaaatATGCTGAAGATGGAATCTTTTGGTGTTGATATTTTACATACTATAGGTGATATTTACTGTGAGAAAGCAAAGATTTTTTTGGCCTCGCAAAACCTATTTGGGTTTGGTGGCATATTTCATTCGGTGAAAGCTAAAGGCGGTGTGCTTATGGACACACTGAGGACGGTGTCTGCTGCTATTGATGCTCAAAATACTATGAAAGAGcttgaaaaaatgaagGAAGCCTCCACTGAGGATACTGAAGAAAACAGTAAGAATCAACAGAAGACAGAGAcagaaacaacaacagctcCTAAACCGAAACCAACTGCTGAAGAATTAGCACAACAGGAACAATTACTTATGGGTAAGGTCTTATCGGCGGCATGGCATGGAACTAAGTTCGAAATGACATCAACACTGAGGAGTGTGTGCGATAAAGTACTTGATGATCAAAAGATAGACCTCAATACACGTATAAAGAGGGCAGAGGCCTTAAGACTATTAGGCAAAGTTTTCCAAAAGACTTACAGAACTAAATctgaacaagaagaagcgCAAATATTCGAAGAGTTGGTAGCAGAAGCCACTAAGAAGCATAGGAATACCTAG